Proteins encoded within one genomic window of Companilactobacillus zhachilii:
- a CDS encoding DUF488 domain-containing protein: MTKLILKRIYDKDLPSGYRVLVDRLWPRGMSKVRADLDLWAKEIAPSADLRKWFGHDPEKYAEFKSKYLAEIKTNPYTDEFLTSLTEALKTQDVLILYSAKDQEHNDAVVLMEYLNSKI, translated from the coding sequence ATGACTAAATTGATTTTGAAGCGGATTTATGATAAAGATTTGCCATCAGGCTACCGAGTTCTTGTGGATCGACTTTGGCCTCGTGGAATGTCTAAAGTAAGAGCTGATTTAGATTTGTGGGCCAAGGAAATTGCTCCATCAGCTGACTTGAGAAAGTGGTTTGGACATGACCCCGAGAAATATGCTGAATTCAAGAGCAAGTATTTAGCAGAAATCAAAACTAATCCTTATACAGATGAGTTTTTGACAAGCCTAACAGAAGCTCTAAAGACACAAGATGTTCTTATCTTGTATAGTGCTAAAGATCAGGAACACAATGATGCAGTAGTCCTAATGGAATATCTAAATTCAAAAATTTAA
- a CDS encoding RelB → MSNSVIKNKTVSTCVTEDISEKAKDNLAKQGLTVSEYIRLSLIKAANNEVRLVSFLDSPEAIKAKNEAETGQVSTIGSSNDFDAWIDKIDTD, encoded by the coding sequence ATGAGTAATAGTGTTATTAAAAATAAAACAGTTTCGACATGCGTTACTGAAGATATTAGTGAAAAAGCTAAGGACAATTTAGCTAAACAAGGATTGACTGTTTCCGAGTATATTCGCTTATCTTTAATTAAAGCTGCTAATAATGAGGTTCGTTTGGTAAGCTTTTTGGATTCTCCAGAAGCTATAAAGGCTAAAAATGAAGCCGAAACAGGTCAAGTAAGTACCATTGGATCATCAAATGACTTTGATGCTTGGATTGATAAAATAGATACAGATTAA
- the ubiE gene encoding bifunctional demethylmenaquinone methyltransferase/2-methoxy-6-polyprenyl-1,4-benzoquinol methylase UbiE produces MGLTNKVPEANVKKTFNTIAGNYDKLNTIMSLGTHQKWRQKATAKITVGPDKILDLCCGTADWTIMLAKIYPHSRVVGMDFSQEMLKIAQHKVSNSEATNINLEIGDAMNLRYQDASFDVVTIGFGLRNVPDADKVLQEIYRVLKPGGQLICLEAYKVETPVIKIGWQLYFNRLMPLMGRVFAKSQSEYQYLDDSVNKFVSIKRLVEMMREVGFKNITVDDLMFKAAAIHAAEK; encoded by the coding sequence ATGGGACTGACAAATAAAGTACCAGAAGCAAACGTAAAAAAGACTTTCAATACGATTGCTGGCAATTATGATAAGTTGAACACCATAATGAGTTTGGGAACTCATCAAAAATGGCGTCAAAAAGCAACTGCTAAAATCACAGTAGGTCCAGATAAAATTTTGGATCTTTGTTGCGGAACAGCCGATTGGACCATCATGTTGGCTAAAATATATCCTCACAGTCGAGTTGTGGGCATGGATTTTAGTCAAGAAATGTTGAAGATTGCTCAACACAAAGTAAGTAATTCTGAGGCAACTAACATCAATCTGGAAATTGGTGATGCGATGAATTTACGTTACCAAGATGCGAGTTTTGACGTTGTTACTATAGGATTTGGATTACGAAACGTTCCCGATGCGGACAAAGTTTTGCAAGAAATTTATCGAGTTTTAAAACCTGGTGGACAGCTAATCTGTTTAGAGGCGTATAAAGTCGAAACGCCAGTTATCAAAATCGGTTGGCAGTTATATTTCAATCGATTAATGCCATTAATGGGAAGAGTTTTTGCTAAGAGTCAATCCGAGTATCAATATTTGGATGATTCAGTGAACAAGTTTGTCAGTATTAAACGGTTAGTAGAAATGATGCGGGAGGTAGGTTTTAAAAATATTACCGTTGATGATTTGATGTTTAAAGCCGCTGCCATTCATGCTGCTGAAAAATAG
- a CDS encoding Hsp20/alpha crystallin family protein, with protein MTNEIMDRNNLMRNWFNNDSWMNNLPSIFDNNFPEDSTLKTDIKETDKDYEVHVDMPAFDKKDIDINYNNDVLTVSGHRDSFNDHNDKNGDMIMSERSSGRVMRQYHLPAVDMNNIKANYDNGVLKINLPKMEKKTDSGHHIDID; from the coding sequence ATGACAAATGAAATTATGGATCGTAACAATTTGATGAGAAACTGGTTCAACAATGATTCTTGGATGAACAATTTACCATCTATATTTGACAACAATTTCCCAGAAGATTCAACACTAAAGACAGATATTAAGGAAACAGATAAAGACTATGAAGTTCATGTAGATATGCCCGCTTTTGATAAGAAGGATATCGACATCAACTATAATAACGATGTTTTAACGGTTAGTGGTCACCGTGACAGTTTCAATGATCACAACGACAAGAATGGCGACATGATCATGAGTGAACGTTCAAGCGGCCGTGTTATGAGACAATATCATTTACCAGCAGTTGATATGAATAATATCAAAGCAAATTATGATAACGGTGTTTTGAAGATCAACCTTCCAAAGATGGAAAAGAAGACTGATTCAGGCCATCACATCGATATCGACTAA
- a CDS encoding TerC family protein: protein MYGPFFDLHNWATVIESGEDWLIILSLVVMECMLSVDNAVVLAAQTQSLPNKVEQEKSLFYGLFGAYIFRFLVIGIGVYLIDFWWIKVLGAGYLFYLFLKHFFFSKKQPTEAPTKHKENALEKHLHISRFWQVVISIELMDIVFSIDSVLASLAVSSNPVIVLIGGMIGILAMRGIAEMIMGLMSKIPELNGMAYFLILFISIKLFLSIPAIDIEIPNLVFVGVLIGAIIVTLIIHQINNNRAPKSKK from the coding sequence ATGTATGGTCCATTCTTTGATCTTCATAACTGGGCAACGGTTATCGAATCGGGGGAAGATTGGTTAATTATTTTATCGTTAGTCGTTATGGAATGTATGTTGTCAGTTGATAATGCCGTCGTTTTGGCCGCGCAGACACAATCATTGCCTAACAAAGTAGAACAAGAAAAGTCGCTTTTCTATGGACTCTTCGGTGCTTACATCTTTAGATTTTTAGTTATCGGAATCGGAGTTTACTTAATCGACTTCTGGTGGATTAAGGTGCTAGGCGCCGGCTACTTATTCTATCTCTTCTTAAAACATTTCTTCTTTAGCAAGAAACAGCCTACCGAAGCTCCAACTAAGCATAAAGAAAATGCTTTGGAAAAGCATCTGCACATTTCTCGTTTTTGGCAAGTTGTTATCTCAATTGAATTAATGGATATCGTCTTCTCAATTGATTCTGTTTTAGCTTCATTAGCCGTTTCAAGCAACCCAGTTATCGTTTTGATTGGTGGTATGATTGGTATTTTAGCAATGCGTGGAATCGCTGAAATGATTATGGGACTTATGAGTAAGATTCCAGAATTAAACGGTATGGCTTACTTTTTAATTCTCTTCATCTCAATCAAATTGTTCCTATCAATTCCCGCAATTGATATTGAAATTCCGAACTTAGTCTTCGTTGGTGTCTTAATTGGAGCTATCATTGTAACTTTGATTATTCACCAAATTAATAATAACCGCGCTCCAAAGAGCAAAAAATAA
- a CDS encoding LacI family DNA-binding transcriptional regulator translates to MSNIRDVAKLSGHSVSTVSRVINHRSYVADDTKKEIIRAMEELDYHPNDVARALSTGKTHMVGVVLPYIDIPYFQKLVSAITKAAFRENYQVTLLPSDYNAKDEIKYLEMLKHQSFDGLIFTSRTISFDKILEYRQYGTITCCEDTFDYPISCAYTNREESYLKVFDLLKRLKFQHIGVTLSRSEKYSQSTKQTKEAFEKAYGRKMDAKHLYMGAQGYDEGIKAAKYLVKRDPDLQVIFANSDQIAAGVLKQLQLMNLEIPVIGQENLDYSHLMNFSTIDHKLKEIGEYAFWSIFEKDVVKKSIPSEFILRGTLIK, encoded by the coding sequence ATGTCAAATATTCGTGATGTTGCCAAACTTTCTGGTCATTCTGTTTCAACGGTTTCTCGGGTTATTAATCATCGCAGTTATGTTGCTGATGATACTAAAAAAGAGATTATTCGTGCAATGGAAGAATTGGACTATCATCCTAATGATGTGGCTCGTGCTTTGAGTACTGGTAAGACACATATGGTTGGTGTCGTTTTGCCATATATTGATATTCCTTATTTTCAAAAATTAGTTTCGGCCATTACTAAGGCGGCTTTTAGGGAGAATTATCAGGTCACTTTGTTGCCATCTGATTATAACGCTAAGGATGAAATAAAATACTTAGAAATGTTGAAACATCAGTCGTTTGATGGTTTGATTTTTACATCACGGACTATTTCTTTTGATAAGATTTTAGAATATCGTCAATATGGGACCATTACATGCTGTGAAGATACGTTTGATTATCCGATTTCTTGTGCTTATACAAACCGTGAAGAATCATATTTGAAGGTTTTTGATTTGTTAAAGCGATTAAAATTTCAGCATATCGGCGTTACGCTCAGTCGCAGTGAAAAATATAGCCAATCCACAAAGCAAACCAAGGAGGCTTTTGAAAAAGCTTATGGTCGAAAAATGGATGCTAAGCATTTGTACATGGGTGCCCAAGGATATGATGAGGGTATTAAAGCAGCTAAGTATTTGGTTAAAAGAGACCCTGATTTACAAGTGATTTTCGCTAATAGTGACCAAATTGCAGCTGGTGTTTTAAAACAATTGCAACTTATGAATTTGGAAATACCCGTTATTGGTCAAGAAAACTTAGACTATAGTCATTTGATGAATTTTTCGACGATTGATCATAAGTTAAAAGAAATTGGTGAATATGCTTTTTGGTCTATTTTTGAGAAAGATGTTGTTAAAAAATCGATTCCTTCTGAATTTATTTTACGAGGGACGTTGATTAAGTAA
- a CDS encoding bacteriocin immunity protein: protein MKNTTLFNLIDASYNEDLSRQPIEYKKCLLQAAQELNSGKDEISICVTIYKGYHDNFIVPMTLPTKNRQLYQYIKDKLNNPSQKTLSDANLGYGLIATHFTFGPFN from the coding sequence ATGAAAAATACAACTTTATTCAATTTAATAGATGCTTCATATAACGAAGATCTTTCACGCCAACCAATTGAATACAAAAAATGCCTCCTGCAAGCAGCTCAAGAACTTAACAGTGGCAAAGATGAAATTAGTATCTGTGTAACTATTTACAAGGGGTATCATGATAACTTCATTGTTCCTATGACTCTACCGACTAAAAATCGACAACTATATCAATATATTAAAGACAAGTTGAATAATCCTAGTCAAAAAACACTGAGTGATGCTAATCTTGGTTACGGTTTAATCGCAACACACTTTACTTTTGGACCCTTTAATTAA
- a CDS encoding APC family permease has protein sequence MKNVFKKESVDTYLEADSRLTRTLGAKDLLSLGIGAVIGTGIFILPGHEAALHAGPAVTIAFLIAAIVSGFVGMAYAEFSSAMPVAGSAYSFGAVIYGEIIGWILGWALILEYFLTVSAEAVGFASYFNNNILGAFGLNMPKFLANGPLEGGVINLSATLIVLLIAFIILQGASLSKKVENVAVLIKVAIIILFIIVGAFYINTKNYVPFYPKQFHTQPFGMGGISTATATVFFAFVGFDALAANSAETINPKKDVVRGVLGTVVVAVILYVGFSFVLTGIVNYKDLNVDDPAAYALKVVHLDTWNKLITVGALVGIFTSLLTMFFGGSRLVYALGRDGLLPEKMGEVDTKFSVPKNAVWVATIVQAFFAGLVPLTELTSLINAGTLLAFVFISFGIIKLRKRKDIPNDGFKMPWYPFLPILAGLASLYFLLMLPTISKISVGIWIAIGIVVYFAYGLKHSKLQNKK, from the coding sequence ATGAAGAACGTCTTTAAAAAAGAATCGGTCGATACGTATTTAGAAGCTGATTCTAGATTGACACGAACACTTGGCGCCAAGGATCTGCTTTCTTTGGGAATTGGTGCTGTAATTGGTACAGGTATTTTTATTTTACCCGGACATGAGGCTGCACTTCATGCCGGACCGGCTGTAACGATTGCTTTTTTGATTGCCGCGATTGTTTCTGGTTTTGTGGGGATGGCTTACGCTGAATTTTCATCAGCAATGCCAGTTGCCGGATCAGCCTATTCCTTTGGAGCAGTTATTTATGGAGAAATTATTGGTTGGATTCTAGGCTGGGCTTTAATTCTGGAATATTTTTTGACTGTTTCTGCGGAAGCAGTTGGGTTTGCATCTTATTTTAATAATAATATCTTAGGTGCATTTGGTTTAAACATGCCTAAATTTTTGGCAAATGGACCACTTGAAGGTGGTGTGATCAATCTTTCAGCTACCTTGATTGTTTTATTGATTGCTTTCATTATTTTACAGGGAGCTAGCCTTTCTAAGAAGGTAGAAAATGTCGCCGTATTAATTAAAGTTGCTATTATTATTTTGTTTATCATTGTAGGGGCTTTTTACATTAATACTAAAAATTATGTTCCATTTTATCCTAAACAGTTCCATACACAACCTTTCGGCATGGGTGGTATTTCAACAGCTACGGCCACCGTTTTCTTTGCCTTTGTCGGCTTTGATGCTTTGGCTGCCAATTCGGCGGAAACAATCAATCCTAAAAAAGATGTTGTCCGTGGAGTTTTGGGAACAGTCGTCGTTGCTGTAATCTTGTACGTTGGTTTTTCATTTGTTTTGACAGGTATCGTTAACTATAAAGATTTAAACGTTGATGATCCAGCGGCTTATGCGTTAAAAGTTGTGCATCTAGACACTTGGAATAAGTTGATTACGGTTGGTGCCTTAGTTGGTATCTTTACATCATTATTGACCATGTTCTTTGGTGGCTCTCGATTGGTTTATGCATTAGGACGTGATGGCTTGTTACCCGAGAAAATGGGTGAGGTCGATACTAAATTCTCTGTGCCTAAGAATGCCGTTTGGGTAGCAACAATTGTCCAAGCATTCTTTGCTGGATTAGTACCTTTGACGGAATTAACGTCACTTATCAATGCCGGAACCCTGTTGGCGTTTGTTTTCATTTCCTTTGGTATTATCAAATTACGTAAGCGAAAAGATATTCCAAATGACGGATTCAAAATGCCTTGGTATCCATTTTTACCAATTTTAGCTGGTTTAGCCAGCTTGTATTTCTTATTGATGTTGCCAACTATTTCTAAGATTAGTGTTGGTATCTGGATTGCAATAGGAATTGTCGTTTACTTTGCATATGGATTAAAACATTCAAAATTACAAAATAAAAAATGA
- a CDS encoding Nramp family divalent metal transporter — protein MSEKNKKHESLIHYANGPSLEEINDTVEVPTDAGFFKTLLAYSGPGALVAVGYMDPGNWVTSIAGGAQFKYKLLSVILISSLIAMLLQYMAAKLGIVTGRDLAQLTRDRTSRVGGFILWVITELAIMATDIAEIIGSAIALKLLFNIPVLWGVIITAFDVLLLLVLMKLGFRKIEAIVATLIMVILFVFLYEVILAKPDMGQMVVGFVPDPKILQNQSMLYLSLGIVGATVMPHNLYLHSSISQARKYDRNDSKSVHQAVRFSTWDSNIQLTLAFIVNTLLLLLGAALFYGTNSDLGRFVDLFNALQDPKVAGAVASPVLSILFAIALLASGQNSTITGTLSGQIVMEGFVHMKMKLWARRVITRLMSIIPVITFAIIYNGNEAKIESLLTFSQVFLSVALPFSIFPLIKFTSNKELMGEFANNKVIEYIGYFIAIVLTILNIWLIYTTFVPAA, from the coding sequence TTGAGTGAAAAAAATAAAAAGCACGAAAGCCTTATTCATTATGCTAACGGCCCTTCCTTGGAAGAAATTAATGATACCGTTGAAGTGCCAACTGACGCTGGTTTCTTTAAAACTCTGTTAGCATATAGTGGTCCGGGGGCACTAGTTGCCGTAGGTTACATGGATCCAGGTAACTGGGTTACATCAATCGCCGGTGGGGCACAATTTAAATACAAATTACTATCTGTTATCTTGATTTCTAGTTTGATTGCGATGCTTTTGCAATACATGGCAGCTAAACTAGGCATTGTGACCGGAAGAGATTTGGCCCAATTAACTAGAGATAGAACTTCCCGTGTTGGTGGTTTTATCCTATGGGTAATTACTGAGTTAGCCATTATGGCAACTGATATTGCAGAAATTATTGGTTCCGCAATTGCGTTAAAATTATTATTCAATATACCAGTCCTTTGGGGTGTTATTATCACCGCATTTGACGTCTTATTACTACTGGTACTAATGAAATTAGGTTTCAGAAAAATCGAAGCTATCGTAGCCACATTAATTATGGTTATCCTCTTCGTCTTCTTATACGAAGTTATCTTGGCCAAACCTGACATGGGTCAAATGGTCGTTGGTTTTGTACCTGATCCAAAGATCCTTCAAAACCAAAGCATGCTTTACCTTTCATTAGGTATCGTTGGTGCGACAGTTATGCCACATAATTTGTACTTACATTCTTCAATTTCACAGGCCAGAAAATATGACCGTAACGATTCCAAGAGTGTTCATCAAGCAGTTCGTTTCTCAACTTGGGATTCAAACATTCAATTAACATTAGCTTTTATCGTTAATACATTATTATTACTACTTGGTGCGGCTTTATTCTATGGTACAAACAGTGATTTAGGACGTTTCGTCGACTTGTTCAACGCTCTGCAAGATCCAAAAGTTGCTGGAGCCGTTGCTAGTCCAGTCCTAAGTATCCTCTTTGCGATTGCCCTTTTGGCTTCTGGTCAAAATTCAACAATCACAGGAACACTTTCCGGACAAATCGTCATGGAAGGTTTCGTCCACATGAAGATGAAACTTTGGGCACGTCGTGTTATTACACGTTTGATGTCAATCATCCCTGTTATCACATTCGCCATCATTTATAATGGTAACGAAGCTAAGATTGAATCACTTTTGACATTCTCACAAGTATTCTTGAGTGTCGCCTTACCATTCTCAATCTTCCCATTGATCAAGTTCACAAGTAATAAAGAACTAATGGGCGAATTTGCTAACAATAAAGTAATCGAATACATTGGTTACTTCATAGCAATCGTGCTAACCATCTTGAACATTTGGTTGATCTATACTACATTCGTACCCGCAGCTTAA
- a CDS encoding uracil-xanthine permease family protein, with product MDPNSKEYRNPDAVLDVYEKPPLSSWAFLSLQHLFSMFGATVLVPLLVGLDPSIALFSSGVGTIIHILITHRKIPAYMSSSFSFIVPMVALMKTVGYAGVAQGTIAVGCVYLIVSLIVGFVGSDWIDKALPPIVVGPIVIVIGMSVAGSAANNAMMNGSHYDLKYFGVAMFTLFLTVLLNMYLRGFWSNIAILLGIVGGYILSVALGIVDFSKVISTPWFKLPAFDLMFVNYMPKQIYWGAILSFAPIAFVTMAEHLGHIMVLDELTNRDFFKDPGLHKTLAGDGTASIVAAFLGGPPVTSYGENIGVMAVNKIFSVYVVIGAAVFAALFGFVGKLSALIQTVPGPVIGGISFVLFGVISSSGLRILVDNKVDFNEKRNLMIASVILVIGIGNAYLQIGTFQFTGVGVATVIGIVLNLILPKYALSENWDDDKDKWEKDKKKA from the coding sequence TTGGATCCAAATAGTAAAGAGTATCGCAATCCAGATGCCGTTTTAGACGTCTACGAAAAACCACCATTAAGTAGTTGGGCTTTTCTATCATTACAGCACTTATTCTCGATGTTTGGTGCCACAGTTTTGGTACCACTGCTTGTCGGACTTGATCCTAGTATTGCTTTATTTAGTTCAGGTGTCGGCACAATTATTCATATTTTAATTACCCATCGGAAAATTCCAGCTTATATGAGTTCAAGTTTTTCTTTCATCGTGCCAATGGTCGCACTGATGAAAACTGTCGGTTACGCTGGAGTCGCGCAAGGTACTATCGCCGTTGGTTGTGTTTATTTAATCGTTTCCTTGATTGTTGGTTTCGTCGGCTCTGACTGGATCGACAAAGCTTTGCCTCCTATTGTTGTTGGTCCAATTGTTATCGTCATTGGTATGTCAGTTGCCGGAAGTGCTGCTAACAACGCTATGATGAACGGTTCTCATTATGACTTGAAATACTTCGGAGTTGCTATGTTCACATTATTCCTTACCGTACTTTTGAACATGTATCTGCGCGGATTTTGGAGTAATATCGCGATTCTTCTAGGTATCGTCGGTGGCTATATTTTATCAGTTGCCTTAGGTATCGTTGATTTCTCAAAAGTTATTTCTACACCTTGGTTCAAATTACCTGCCTTTGATTTGATGTTCGTTAACTATATGCCTAAACAAATTTATTGGGGTGCTATCTTGAGTTTTGCGCCTATCGCTTTTGTTACTATGGCTGAACATTTAGGACACATTATGGTCCTTGATGAATTGACTAATCGTGATTTCTTCAAAGATCCTGGCCTTCACAAGACCTTAGCTGGTGATGGTACAGCTTCAATCGTGGCTGCTTTCCTTGGTGGTCCTCCTGTTACATCATACGGTGAAAATATCGGTGTTATGGCCGTTAATAAGATTTTCAGTGTTTACGTTGTTATCGGTGCTGCTGTCTTCGCTGCTTTGTTTGGATTCGTTGGTAAATTGAGTGCCTTGATTCAAACAGTTCCTGGCCCTGTTATCGGTGGTATCAGTTTCGTCTTGTTCGGTGTTATCTCTTCAAGTGGTTTAAGAATCTTGGTTGATAACAAAGTCGATTTCAATGAAAAACGTAATTTAATGATTGCTTCCGTTATCCTAGTTATCGGTATCGGTAATGCTTATCTTCAAATCGGTACTTTCCAGTTTACTGGTGTCGGTGTGGCAACAGTTATCGGAATTGTTTTGAACTTGATTTTGCCTAAGTATGCTTTGTCTGAAAATTGGGATGATGATAAAGATAAGTGGGAAAAAGATAAAAAGAAGGCTTAA
- a CDS encoding histidine phosphatase family protein, with the protein MVELYIVRHGETDTNYEGRINGMSTDKPLNAKGIQQVEELKKYIDINKFDEIYSSPMKRAMQTAEILNQGVHEIKQDKRLYEADYGSWDGVKETELREKYPDVFDENHYLLPGYTKYAKNGEEYSDVYKRVEDFMDDMAKKGHEKIMVVCHGFVSRSFMKVVTGAQNISQIIQPDNAGVSKFVISDSGVKYLHYYGRVNNID; encoded by the coding sequence ATGGTCGAGTTATACATTGTAAGACATGGCGAAACAGATACCAACTATGAAGGACGTATCAATGGTATGTCTACCGACAAGCCGCTAAACGCCAAAGGAATCCAACAAGTTGAAGAATTAAAAAAATATATTGATATAAATAAATTTGATGAAATTTACTCAAGCCCAATGAAACGTGCAATGCAAACGGCTGAGATTTTGAATCAAGGTGTGCATGAAATTAAACAAGACAAACGTCTCTATGAAGCCGATTATGGTTCATGGGATGGTGTTAAAGAAACTGAATTGCGCGAAAAATACCCTGATGTTTTTGATGAGAACCACTACTTATTACCAGGTTATACTAAGTATGCCAAAAATGGCGAAGAGTATTCTGATGTTTATAAACGTGTCGAAGATTTTATGGATGATATGGCTAAAAAAGGTCATGAGAAAATTATGGTCGTTTGCCATGGCTTCGTTAGCCGTTCATTTATGAAGGTTGTGACAGGTGCACAAAATATTTCTCAAATTATCCAACCAGATAATGCTGGCGTGTCGAAGTTTGTTATTTCTGATAGTGGTGTAAAATATCTTCATTACTATGGACGAGTAAATAACATCGATTAG
- a CDS encoding helix-turn-helix transcriptional regulator has translation MEEFDLQSLLSSNEKVIIHLLQSYAQTNDIAVFVLGNDDHLQAGIFGELAEGSALTRMNKMTDLSKLSVNKFKYNIEYADAPLRIASINQRVGKVCVAQDIKKGTNNEHLQIMQKLQEHVFFLRNMVESVSKLVIKDRGIDNFVIRYAIDVNDAIDELSDSEGHALQQIKVMSTSNSSIISAIEYIDSNLNKRLTLDQVSSKVYLSDYYFSKLFKRETGLSFSVYLNARKVQKAMILLKESDKSVNDISDALGFTRLSYFSQTFKKYTGVAPTKFRTDGR, from the coding sequence ATGGAAGAATTTGATTTGCAGTCGTTATTATCTAGTAACGAAAAGGTCATTATTCACCTATTGCAATCCTATGCGCAGACAAATGATATTGCAGTCTTTGTTCTAGGCAACGACGATCATTTGCAGGCGGGGATTTTTGGTGAATTGGCAGAGGGCAGTGCGTTAACTAGGATGAATAAAATGACTGATTTGTCCAAACTGAGTGTCAATAAATTTAAGTATAATATCGAATATGCCGACGCGCCGTTGAGAATAGCCAGTATTAATCAACGGGTCGGCAAAGTTTGCGTTGCACAAGATATCAAAAAGGGAACTAATAATGAACATTTGCAAATAATGCAGAAACTGCAAGAACATGTTTTCTTTTTGAGAAATATGGTGGAAAGTGTTTCTAAACTAGTGATTAAGGATCGCGGTATCGATAACTTTGTAATCAGGTATGCTATAGATGTTAATGACGCGATCGATGAATTATCTGATAGTGAAGGACACGCTTTGCAACAAATTAAAGTAATGTCAACGTCGAACAGTTCCATTATTTCTGCAATCGAATATATTGATAGCAACCTTAATAAACGACTAACGCTTGATCAAGTGTCTAGTAAGGTTTATTTATCAGACTACTATTTCAGCAAATTGTTTAAGCGCGAAACTGGTTTGAGTTTTTCAGTGTATCTGAATGCCAGAAAAGTGCAAAAGGCGATGATTCTTTTGAAAGAGTCTGATAAAAGTGTCAACGATATTTCCGATGCTTTAGGATTCACCCGGCTAAGCTATTTCAGCCAAACGTTTAAAAAATATACCGGCGTTGCACCAACCAAATTTCGGACGGATGGTAGATAG